Proteins encoded within one genomic window of Halodesulfurarchaeum formicicum:
- a CDS encoding universal stress protein, with amino-acid sequence MTDRPTVLVPIEVLEGESIPEGVPALLAAAHVLVLGYHEVPEQTATEQASEQYEGRATERLNEFAKMFEDAGATVETRLVFTHERQQTINRVILETDSRAVLVPGSVSAVEDVLVAVGGTVSLDRIAEVVGGLFGGGSARITLYHATGGEESNRSVSELLDALEDQLLEAGVGSHQIQTLVEQRDRPLAAIESAAEDYDVVVMGETDPSVATFVFGMPHDQVASQFLGPVLVVQRPPPEPDSDKTQR; translated from the coding sequence ATGACAGACAGACCCACCGTCCTGGTGCCAATCGAAGTACTCGAAGGCGAATCGATTCCCGAAGGAGTGCCGGCCCTGCTGGCGGCGGCTCACGTTCTGGTGCTTGGCTATCACGAGGTGCCGGAACAGACCGCCACCGAACAGGCGAGCGAACAGTACGAAGGTCGGGCGACCGAGCGCCTGAACGAGTTCGCGAAGATGTTCGAGGACGCGGGTGCGACCGTCGAGACACGACTCGTGTTCACCCACGAGCGCCAGCAGACGATCAACCGGGTGATCCTGGAGACGGACAGTCGGGCTGTACTGGTGCCGGGTTCCGTCTCGGCTGTCGAGGATGTCCTGGTCGCGGTTGGCGGCACCGTCAGTCTCGATCGAATCGCCGAGGTCGTGGGCGGGCTTTTCGGGGGCGGCTCGGCCCGGATCACGCTCTATCACGCGACCGGGGGCGAGGAGTCGAATCGGTCGGTCTCCGAACTCCTGGATGCGCTCGAAGATCAACTCCTCGAGGCTGGTGTCGGCTCCCATCAGATCCAGACGCTCGTCGAACAGCGCGATCGGCCACTCGCCGCGATCGAGTCGGCGGCGGAAGACTACGACGTGGTGGTCATGGGCGAGACCGATCCCTCGGTCGCGACGTTCGTCTTCGGGATGCCCCACGATCAGGTCGCTTCGCAGTTTCTCGGCCCGGTGCTGGTCGTCCAGCGCCCGCCGCCCGAGCCCGACAGCGACAAGACACAGCGTTAA
- a CDS encoding FAD-dependent oxidoreductase: MAEEYDLIIVGGGISGASLLYAVSKFSDIEHVALFEKEAEIGAINTYHTNNSQTLHFGDIETNYTLEKAESVKEGAETLAGYLEATDPERTMYDRRSKMVIAVGEEEVDRLERRYHEKGFGDLYPKLELIGRERIAELEPAVVEGRDPSVEIRALYTPDGYVVDYGETAQSLVAEATESTGVDVYTDTPVEGIVETADGYAVRTSAGTAMAEGIVVSAGSHSLQFAKQLGYGEDMALLPIAGSFFLAEDFLNGKVYTLQMAKLPFAAVHGDADVHDASVTRFGPTAKPVPALERGELSTVGDFFDVFGLDLDSFLSYANILADKVLLPYVLRNLVYDLPEIGERAFLPHVQKVVPGATLDDIEPARGYGGIRPQIVDTSARSLDMGEATIEGEDIIFNITPSPGASTCLKNARRDAQSVVSFLDGDYTFDAEAFDQATIENFPRGT; encoded by the coding sequence ATGGCGGAGGAATACGACCTTATCATCGTCGGCGGGGGCATCAGCGGGGCATCGCTACTGTACGCCGTCTCGAAGTTCTCCGATATCGAGCACGTGGCGCTGTTCGAGAAGGAAGCCGAGATCGGCGCGATCAACACCTATCACACGAACAACTCACAGACCCTCCACTTCGGGGACATCGAGACGAACTACACCCTGGAGAAGGCCGAGTCCGTCAAGGAGGGGGCCGAAACCCTGGCGGGTTATCTCGAGGCGACCGACCCCGAGCGGACCATGTACGACCGCCGCTCCAAGATGGTCATCGCGGTCGGCGAGGAAGAAGTCGATCGGCTGGAACGCCGCTATCACGAGAAGGGATTTGGCGACCTCTACCCGAAACTCGAACTGATCGGGCGAGAGCGCATTGCGGAACTCGAACCGGCCGTGGTCGAGGGCCGCGATCCGTCGGTCGAAATTCGGGCGCTTTACACCCCGGACGGCTACGTCGTCGATTACGGGGAGACAGCCCAATCGCTCGTCGCCGAGGCCACGGAGTCGACCGGCGTCGACGTGTACACCGACACGCCGGTCGAGGGGATCGTCGAGACCGCGGATGGCTATGCGGTCCGGACGAGTGCCGGTACGGCAATGGCGGAGGGCATCGTGGTGAGTGCGGGCTCACACAGCCTCCAGTTCGCCAAGCAACTCGGGTACGGCGAGGACATGGCGCTGTTGCCCATCGCGGGGAGTTTCTTCCTGGCCGAGGACTTCCTCAACGGGAAGGTCTACACGCTCCAGATGGCGAAGTTGCCCTTCGCGGCGGTCCACGGCGACGCTGACGTGCACGACGCCTCGGTCACCAGATTCGGCCCGACCGCGAAGCCGGTCCCGGCCCTCGAACGTGGGGAACTCTCCACGGTCGGGGACTTCTTCGACGTGTTCGGCCTCGACCTGGATTCCTTCCTGAGCTACGCCAACATCCTCGCCGACAAGGTCCTGCTGCCCTACGTGCTCCGAAACCTGGTCTATGACCTCCCGGAGATCGGCGAGCGGGCCTTCCTGCCACACGTCCAGAAGGTCGTTCCAGGTGCCACCCTCGATGACATCGAGCCCGCCCGTGGCTATGGTGGCATCCGGCCACAGATCGTCGACACGTCGGCTCGCAGTCTGGACATGGGTGAGGCGACGATCGAGGGCGAGGACATCATCTTCAACATCACGCCCTCGCCCGGGGCCTCGACCTGCCTGAAGAACGCCCGTCGGGACGCCCAGTCGGTCGTGTCGTTCCTCGATGGGGACTACACCTTCGACGCCGAGGCCTTCGATCAGGCGACCATCGAGAACTTCCCCCGCGGGACGTAG